One Paramisgurnus dabryanus chromosome 10, PD_genome_1.1, whole genome shotgun sequence genomic region harbors:
- the LOC135739017 gene encoding trace amine-associated receptor 13c-like — translation MAYETEDHETQYCFPDINSSCIKPKRPTHEYNIMYVFFSLLSVWTVFMNLLVIISISHFKKLHTPTNMLILSLVVSDLLVGFIVMPLEAIRLIETCWYFGDTICTMFLITIGVLLSTSLSNLVFIAVDRYVAVCHPLLYPQKITMTRTIIVICVSWFWYSAYNISVIITTLQTNSTCKGECTGVYMLTFDWKITNLFVSFLFPCTVIITLYLRIFYVAHQQVKVINSLMRSGKHLTEGSVRRKSESKAALTLGIIVTVNLFCWIPLFSLSLTPNTRLTSVIAYFMLWMVYINSALNPLIYAIFYPWFRTSVKHILNLSKIFKPA, via the coding sequence ATGGCCTATGAGACAGAAGATCATGAGACTCAATACTGCTTTCCTGACATTAACTCATCATGCATCAAGCCAAAACGCCCCACACATGAATACAATATAATGTATGTGTTCTTTTCATTGCTGTCGGTATGGACTGTGTTTATGAATCTGCTGGTgatcatctccatctctcacttcaagAAGCTTCACACTCCAACCAACATGCTCATTCTCTCTCTGGTTGTGTCCGACCTTCTCGTAGGATTTATTGTCATGCCCTTGGAGGCAATTAGGTTGATTGAAACATGTTGGTACTTTGGAGACACTATCTGTACAATGTTTTTAATAACCATAGGAGTGCTCCTTTCTACATCACTGagtaatttagtttttataGCTGTTGACCGTTATGTGGCTGTGTGTCACCCTTTACTGTACCCACAGAAAATAACAATGACAAGAACAATAATTGTTATCTGTGTTTCCTGGTTCTGGTATTCAGCTTATAACATTTCAGTTATTATAACTACCTTACAAACAAATTCCACATGTAAAGGAGAGTGTACAGGTGTATATATGCTTACTTTTGACTGGAAAATCACTAACCTGTTTGTGTCTTTTCTGTTTCCTTGTACTGTCATTATAACTTTATATTTGAGAATCTTCTATGTCGCACATCAGCAAGTGAAAGTTATAAACTCTCTGATGAGGAGTGGAAAACATCTAACAGAAGGTTCAGTGAGGAGGAAATCTGAAAGCAAAGCCGCTCTGACATTAGGAATCATTGTGACGGTTAATCTGTTTTGCTGGATTCCCTTATTTAGTTTATCTCTAACACCAAACACAAGACTGACTTCTGTTATAGcctattttatgttatggatgGTGTATATTAATTCAGCTCTGAATCCTCTCATCTATGCTATATTTTACCCCTGGTTTAGAACGTCAGTTAAACACATCCTAAATCTATCCAAAATATTTAAGCCAGCATAA